In Haloterrigena turkmenica DSM 5511, a single genomic region encodes these proteins:
- a CDS encoding TorD/DmsD family molecular chaperone — MSVNQQALYEARLELVNFLIDAFADVPSEAFVEAILSEDVLLPDEGAGEKLDEGFATLESFIEANRDREVEDVRDDLEREFTRLFVGPRPPILPHETYYREDTDFRGAGLAKVEASYGAAGWSPPEEYPEENDYVAVELAFLRYLIRQQRAGYEETVGYQRVFHEEHLSEWIPAFAADVRETTDERFYEAVASILEGTVAFEEEIAMSTA; from the coding sequence ATGAGTGTAAACCAACAAGCGCTATACGAAGCACGGCTCGAGCTGGTGAACTTCCTGATCGACGCGTTCGCGGACGTGCCCAGCGAGGCGTTCGTCGAGGCAATTCTCTCGGAAGACGTCCTGTTACCCGACGAGGGCGCCGGTGAGAAACTCGACGAGGGGTTCGCGACCCTCGAGTCGTTCATCGAGGCGAACCGCGATCGGGAGGTCGAGGACGTTCGAGACGACCTCGAGCGCGAGTTCACCCGGCTGTTCGTCGGCCCGCGACCGCCGATCCTCCCCCACGAGACCTACTACCGCGAGGACACGGACTTCCGCGGCGCGGGACTGGCGAAAGTCGAGGCCAGCTACGGCGCCGCGGGCTGGTCGCCGCCCGAGGAGTACCCCGAGGAGAACGACTACGTCGCCGTCGAACTCGCTTTCCTCCGCTATCTGATCCGCCAGCAGCGGGCCGGCTACGAGGAGACCGTCGGCTACCAGCGCGTCTTCCACGAGGAACACCTCTCCGAGTGGATCCCCGCCTTCGCCGCCGACGTTCGCGAGACCACCGACGAGCGGTTCTACGAGGCCGTCGCTTCGATCCTCGAGGGAACCGTCGCGTTCGAGGAGGAGATCGCGATGAGCACGGCCTGA